The DNA window GTAGATTTATAGTCCTGTATTGTTTTTTGCTATCgtggacattttaacaaatcATTCCACAGAGTTAGTGGTAATAAGGAAGGAAAAAGGACTTTGCTCACAGACGCTGCGTCGTGTGCAGGTCTTGTGATAATGCAGAAGTGTTTCAGGTTATCACAAGGAGCAGACACCGACTGACCGACCTGAAAGGTAACACTTCtactttacattttcttaatatAGATCAAAGCCTTGATTTGAGAAAACTTTTCATATCTATTTTCAGTAGTTATTTCACTCTTGCTTTAGTGTTTTTTAGTAGAGTGCATTCGTTCAGCTCTTTGCATGACTGATGTTTTAGTTTGTCATTGTTTCAAGTTAGCAGACAAATTTAAAGCTGTAACAGAAGATTAGCAGCTCACATTACAATGATGGttgaaacacaaattaaagCTGAGTTTATGAAATAATTAACAGACTCTGACATGCATCATCTTTAAACCTCAGCAGAGAAACTTTTCTGCAGAGATAATGTCATTAACAGTAGCCATTTTGTCTATTAGGGGATTTAGTTCTTTGCAAACTAAATGCAGCTGTGATTGGACATGGAGTGGAAGAGCAACCTGAGGCGTGCCCAGTCACTGAGGAGCGTCCCGTCGTCATGTGACAAGCCCACCAGCTGGCCAGAAGCAGGACTGCGGGATAACAGAACGTCTGTGTCCCATCTTGTTTCCAGGTGAGAGAAATGACATGTTGCTCTGTGATGACTAAACACACCGTCAAACCCTCTGATgtatggagaagcagcgttcagtttctttgctccttatatctggaacaaactcccagaaaactgcaggtctgctgaaactctcagctctttaaaatcaaggttgaagacacacctgtttacagcctttatttaaacagctttaaaaagattttaaacttttactctgcactgtaaatattattattattttttaaattattttaaattattttcttttacttttcttttttcttttctttttttcatttaaattaatttcatttaaattatttatttttatatttaaattaatttcattttaattttatttttttatttaaattaatttcattttatttttatttgaacatattttcagatttaacaatttcagtgatttttacattttctattttaatgtttcttttctttcttctgtcatgatgcttttgatgtcttgtgtgaagcactttgaattgccttgttgttgaaatgtgcgacataaataaacttgccttgccttctGATATCTTCTATAGGCAACATTTGAGAagaattaaagtgttttttgtgcATGTTACAGGTATCAAACTACAGTGGTAAGCACATCTATTCAAGAAACTACGGTACATGAGGCTGCAACAAACCAAAAGCAGATCATAAAAGAGGTAACCCCTGGCTGCACGTTTTCACTCAGGtgaaaaaatacagaataatgAATTCATCTGCATTCAAAAACATGCTTTTgttctgtgtgtcactgtcagACACAGCAGCCGAACCTGGAGTATCTGATGTTGAGAAATGAAGAGCGGGAACGGTCTCGAGCCAAGTCCAATTTGACCCGTAGCAAGTCAATGGGTAGCCTCCAAAAAGCCACCTCGTCCATAGGGACCCTGAAGGCTCTGTTTGAGTCGAAGGCTGCCACACCAAACAACTCAAAGAGAACTCTCAGAGACGGAAGTATCACAACAACTAAGAGAGCTGTAGACATCCTGCCACTGATGAACGGAAAgattgaagaggtcaaaatctCTGCAGAGGAACCCAAGACCCAaactcctgctcgtcctccaCAACATGATGCTAAAGAAGATCATGTGACTCCAAAGGTCAGAGCTCAGAGATCTACAGTTTAACAGACACAATCATGACTTTAGTTTTTTAATGCACAAACAAATTACTAATAATATTACTAATGAATATGAGATGAAGTTATAccaagttttaaaatgaaatgcacATTAAAATATGTGCATAGTAGGCACAATTTATTCCatgatttaatttgaacatAGTAGATAAATGAATCACATACAAAGTTCGGTGGACTCGGTGCTAATCATGGTTGAAGTTGCATTCGGTTGGCTTTCACACTGCACTCTGTAAAGCGCAACAAAGCCTGTCAAATGTTGTGCACCGTAGCCACCCAGcactagttggggctgtagcTTCATcaatgtggtgtcggacacatctgAAAGACTTTAATGCATCCTCAAAGTGTTCAACGACCACTTACTCAGTTCATGATTAATGCAAAAGACATCTGTGGATTTATATCACAAACACAGCTATGGCAATTCTTTGTGGCATAGCAGCTTCTTCCTCTAGCTAGCAACTGCCTGCTAGCTGCGGCGAAAGTTAGCCCGAGGCATGCAGCTAATGACAAGCTCAGTAGCTAACTTTCAGTAACTAGCTAGCCCACAGCCTTTTATGTATTCAACTTCCACAGTGAGTCTTCTTCATGCTCGTTATCGTTATAATTATCTTCCATATTGGCATCACCGTGTCCATCCCCTTAGCATCCTGTTTGTAGGCTGTG is part of the Labrus mixtus chromosome 19, fLabMix1.1, whole genome shotgun sequence genome and encodes:
- the LOC132994242 gene encoding LIM domain-containing protein isoform X2; translation: MEWKSNLRRAQSLRSVPSSCDKPTSWPEAGLRDNRTSVSHLVSRYQTTVVSTSIQETTVHEAATNQKQIIKETQQPNLEYLMLRNEERERSRAKSNLTRSKSMGSLQKATSSIGTLKALFESKAATPNNSKRTLRDGSITTTKRAVDILPLMNGKIEEVKISAEEPKTQTPARPPQHDAKEDHVTPKVASKPRLERRKTIGGIDFEKLASSQADEKRRSFADFRDSSFGQTKDKLSISVKAMSALYLSKAAPQESNRSFLKKAQAQTSESGKRVKLTKFLPACQEMCSACSKPVYPMEKITADKYIFHKTCFCCKQCKKKV